A stretch of Dietzia lutea DNA encodes these proteins:
- a CDS encoding ABC transporter translates to MQKSRTIVPLAFAVAVALAFGGCASGTDEPDTETAGTTAAAEKSAGSESPDEDDTGAGHGAVEGAEEVAEPQLHLVSIDGDGAVGMVDLLDGTQSELGGIDPPSAVTSDGRYLFVETAMGVEIVDSGVWTWDHVDHFHFYRTAPQLLGPVPGSGTVVVATSANATTGGTGLFFPESGEAVLLDNQALSRGRVEELFRVETDPHEGLTAPLAEGALVTSVDDAGAVTEVLYHDADGTPVDGVSAPCPDATGTITSRVGVVVGCADGAVLATADGGEPTLEHIRYPEGTDAPPATDFRNRKGRPTAAALAGDTGFWLLDTREKNWQYVPTDQPLLQVSASDDADEHVVALDGEGRIRVYSGEDGTELAASEPLLAKAVADPEMLAGVDLVVDRERAYVNDPATGVVHEIDYRGDVRVARSLETPTAPDFFSEAGR, encoded by the coding sequence ATGCAGAAATCCAGAACGATCGTTCCCCTCGCCTTCGCCGTCGCCGTCGCGCTCGCCTTCGGCGGGTGTGCGAGCGGCACCGACGAGCCGGACACGGAGACGGCCGGCACCACCGCGGCCGCCGAGAAGTCCGCGGGTTCGGAGTCGCCGGACGAGGACGACACGGGCGCCGGGCACGGCGCTGTCGAGGGGGCCGAGGAAGTGGCCGAACCCCAGCTGCACCTGGTGAGCATCGACGGCGACGGCGCCGTCGGGATGGTGGACCTACTGGACGGCACCCAGTCCGAGCTCGGGGGCATCGACCCGCCCTCGGCGGTCACCTCGGACGGTCGCTACCTCTTCGTCGAGACGGCGATGGGCGTCGAGATCGTCGACAGCGGCGTGTGGACATGGGACCACGTCGACCACTTCCACTTCTACCGGACGGCGCCGCAGCTGCTGGGCCCGGTGCCCGGCTCCGGAACGGTTGTCGTGGCGACTTCCGCCAACGCGACCACCGGCGGCACCGGGTTGTTCTTCCCAGAGTCGGGCGAGGCGGTTCTGTTGGACAACCAGGCGCTGTCCAGGGGCCGGGTCGAGGAGCTCTTCCGGGTGGAGACCGACCCGCACGAGGGACTGACCGCCCCGCTCGCGGAGGGAGCACTCGTCACGTCCGTCGACGACGCGGGCGCGGTGACCGAGGTGCTGTACCACGACGCCGATGGCACCCCCGTGGACGGCGTGTCGGCGCCGTGCCCCGACGCGACGGGCACCATCACCAGCCGCGTGGGCGTGGTCGTCGGCTGCGCGGACGGAGCCGTCCTGGCGACCGCCGACGGCGGCGAGCCCACCCTGGAACACATCCGCTATCCCGAGGGAACGGACGCTCCCCCCGCCACCGATTTCCGGAACCGCAAGGGACGCCCGACCGCGGCCGCGCTGGCCGGGGACACCGGATTCTGGCTGCTCGACACCCGCGAAAAGAACTGGCAGTACGTGCCGACGGACCAGCCGCTCCTGCAGGTCTCGGCCTCCGACGACGCGGACGAGCACGTCGTCGCGCTGGACGGCGAGGGCCGGATTAGGGTCTACAGCGGCGAGGACGGCACCGAGCTCGCCGCATCGGAGCCGCTGCTGGCGAAGGCGGTCGCGGATCCGGAGATGCTCGCCGGGGTCGACCTCGTGGTGGACCGGGAGCGCGCCTACGTCAACGACCCCGCCACAGGCGTGGTCCACGAGATCGACTACCGCGGCGACGTGCGTGTCGCCCGTTCGCTCGAGACCCCGACCGCGCCGGACTTCTTCTCGGAGGCCGGGCGATGA
- the aztB gene encoding zinc ABC transporter permease AztB has protein sequence MSWLLDPLNTAFVARALLGGVLVAAICGVVGTWVVVRGMAFFGEAIGHGMLPGVALATVLGFPAMAGGAVSAVAMSAAIGALQRRGRLSYDTTIGLLFVTMLSIGVIIVSHSGSFATDATAILFGDILAIGTPELITLGIALVVTLAVAVCFHRAFVAAAFDPRIAQTLGLRPGLTQVVLVGLVTLAVVASYQAVGTLLVVALLLAPVVAANRWARRIPSTMVLAVAFGSAAVVAGLLASWHAGTAAGSSIAFSAIALAGASALVRGVYQSSRTRRLTHHAPTAGVAADPGTQTTAAPGHTVPVEGACRSI, from the coding sequence TGGTGGCGGCGATCTGCGGTGTCGTTGGCACCTGGGTGGTCGTCCGCGGGATGGCGTTCTTCGGGGAGGCGATCGGCCACGGGATGCTGCCGGGCGTGGCGCTGGCCACCGTCCTGGGTTTCCCGGCGATGGCCGGCGGCGCCGTGAGCGCTGTCGCGATGAGCGCGGCGATCGGTGCACTGCAGAGGCGCGGGCGACTGTCCTATGACACGACTATCGGTCTGCTGTTCGTCACGATGCTGTCGATCGGCGTGATCATCGTGTCCCACTCGGGCAGCTTCGCCACGGACGCGACGGCCATCCTCTTCGGTGACATCCTCGCAATCGGCACCCCAGAGTTGATCACCCTCGGTATCGCCCTGGTGGTGACGCTCGCCGTCGCGGTGTGTTTCCACCGAGCGTTCGTGGCCGCGGCGTTCGATCCCCGTATCGCACAGACCCTCGGACTGCGCCCGGGTCTCACGCAGGTGGTGCTCGTCGGACTCGTGACCCTCGCCGTGGTCGCCTCCTATCAGGCGGTCGGGACCCTGCTCGTGGTTGCGCTGCTCCTCGCTCCCGTGGTCGCGGCGAACCGGTGGGCCAGGCGCATCCCCTCCACGATGGTGCTCGCCGTAGCTTTCGGCAGCGCCGCCGTGGTGGCGGGACTGCTCGCGTCGTGGCATGCCGGGACCGCGGCAGGTTCCTCCATCGCCTTCTCCGCGATCGCCCTCGCCGGGGCCTCCGCGCTGGTGCGCGGCGTCTATCAGTCCTCGCGGACCCGTCGGCTGACCCACCACGCGCCCACCGCGGGAGTCGCCGCCGACCCCGGTACGCAGACCACCGCCGCCCCGGGCCACACCGTGCCGGTGGAAGGCGCATGCAGATCGATATGA